One window from the genome of Balneola vulgaris DSM 17893 encodes:
- a CDS encoding DUF427 domain-containing protein yields the protein MKAIWKGTVIAESDNTVVVENNHYFPADSVNKDLLKDSSHQTTCPWKGEASYKSIVVEGDENTNAAWYYPNPKDAAKQIKDHFAFWKGVEVTE from the coding sequence ATGAAAGCAATTTGGAAGGGCACCGTTATAGCTGAAAGCGACAATACCGTAGTAGTTGAAAACAATCATTACTTCCCTGCCGACTCAGTTAATAAAGATTTATTGAAGGATAGCTCGCATCAAACTACCTGCCCATGGAAAGGAGAAGCCAGCTATAAAAGCATTGTTGTTGAGGGCGATGAAAACACCAATGCAGCTTGGTATTACCCAAATCCTAAGGATGCGGCTAAGCAAATCAAAGATCATTTTGCCTTTTGGAAAGGGGTAGAGGTTACTGAATAA
- a CDS encoding DUF423 domain-containing protein, with amino-acid sequence MSPQTLIITASILGALGVGLGAFGAHALENTLTPERMATWETAVTYHMWHTLALLLVEVLAKQFELNLDWVGYSFLAGIIIFSGSLYLLCLTNTSWLGAITPIGGICLIAGWLLLAKNFISSLN; translated from the coding sequence ATGAGCCCACAAACTCTCATAATCACCGCTTCTATTTTAGGAGCTTTAGGCGTAGGCCTTGGGGCATTTGGTGCTCATGCTTTAGAAAACACCCTAACTCCCGAGCGCATGGCCACTTGGGAGACCGCCGTTACCTATCATATGTGGCATACCCTAGCACTACTACTGGTGGAGGTGCTTGCCAAACAGTTTGAGCTCAACCTTGATTGGGTAGGCTACTCCTTTCTGGCGGGTATCATCATATTCTCAGGGAGTTTATATCTGCTCTGTTTAACCAATACCTCATGGCTTGGAGCCATCACACCCATTGGGGGAATTTGTTTGATAGCAGGATGGTTACTTCTAGCAAAGAACTTTATCTCATCCCTAAATTAA
- a CDS encoding CDGSH iron-sulfur domain-containing protein: MKKKIYSYENQELEVTWDLKRCIHAKECVHGLPEVFDVNRKPWIDPDQESDSEKIVETIERCPTGALQYHFKNKENPEQPPSKNKLVIAEDGPLYAYGNLKVVDSEGNEVMRETRLAFCRCGASSNKPLCDNSHIEAGFESGCSYNPERLELEPQEEQGGELLIKLIDNAPFVVEGNYELVGGDQCTETQKRMSFCRCGASANKPFCDGSHKKIGFQTT, translated from the coding sequence ATGAAAAAAAAAATCTATTCATACGAGAACCAAGAACTTGAAGTAACTTGGGATTTAAAACGATGCATACACGCCAAAGAATGTGTGCATGGACTTCCCGAAGTATTCGATGTCAATCGCAAACCATGGATTGATCCCGATCAAGAATCTGATTCAGAAAAAATTGTAGAAACCATTGAACGCTGCCCAACTGGTGCGCTTCAATACCACTTCAAAAACAAAGAAAATCCCGAGCAACCTCCTTCAAAAAATAAGCTAGTGATTGCCGAAGACGGCCCATTATATGCTTATGGCAACCTGAAGGTGGTAGATAGCGAAGGCAATGAAGTGATGAGAGAAACCCGTTTGGCCTTCTGCCGTTGTGGAGCTTCTTCTAACAAACCCTTATGTGATAACTCGCATATCGAAGCTGGATTTGAGTCGGGCTGTTCATACAACCCTGAACGCCTCGAGCTAGAGCCTCAGGAAGAACAGGGTGGCGAGCTACTCATTAAGCTCATTGATAATGCTCCTTTTGTTGTGGAAGGGAATTACGAATTAGTTGGAGGGGATCAGTGTACTGAAACTCAAAAGCGAATGAGCTTTTGCCGTTGTGGTGCTTCGGCCAATAAACCCTTCTGTGATGGATCTCATAAAAAAATAGGATTTCAAACCACATGA
- a CDS encoding DUF411 domain-containing protein: MSNTKILIGGLVITLGLAAFLFWPGNERNATPSIDENKIEVVMYKNPGCECCTKWATRMNMDQYQVIEKPIPTMMAKKQEVGVPARFESCHTAMVEGYFIEGHVPIEDVNRLLKEKPDALGLTVPGMPIGSPGMEVPGREADTYDVYLVKKDGSTEVYSSY, translated from the coding sequence ATGAGCAATACAAAGATCTTAATTGGTGGCCTTGTAATTACACTTGGTTTAGCGGCATTTTTATTTTGGCCTGGAAACGAACGCAACGCTACCCCATCGATTGATGAAAATAAAATTGAAGTAGTGATGTACAAGAATCCTGGCTGTGAGTGTTGTACGAAATGGGCAACGCGCATGAACATGGATCAGTACCAAGTAATTGAGAAGCCGATTCCAACCATGATGGCAAAGAAACAAGAAGTAGGCGTGCCTGCAAGATTTGAGTCGTGCCATACTGCAATGGTTGAAGGTTACTTTATTGAAGGACACGTGCCTATCGAAGATGTGAACCGCCTATTGAAAGAAAAGCCAGACGCACTAGGACTAACCGTACCGGGTATGCCTATTGGTTCTCCAGGAATGGAAGTGCCAGGCCGTGAAGCCGATACCTATGATGTATACCTAGTTAAAAAAGACGGTAGCACTGAAGTTTATTCTTCTTAC